ATTGCATGTCGAGGAACCGATCATCCTCGTTAAACGGTCGGAAAAAAATCTAACTGCAGACGATTATTCGTACGCATTAGCCGCCTAAGAGCGGCTACGTTTCTCCCGGTTGCGCCTGCCCGGCAGGGAAGAAACGTCGATCAGGCAGGATAGCGGCGCGGGGGGTCTCCTCCCGCTACGTGAACCTTTAGGAGACTGGCGTTCGTATGGGCGTGCCGGCGGGCATGTGCGGACGCGAGAACCGAGCGCCGGCTAAACATGTAGATATCGGAGTAGCACGGTTTTCGGACGCGGGTTCGATTCCCGCCGCCTCCACCAATTATTTTCAATGCACCCTTTTCTGCGATTTCACTGGCTTTCGACCTGAAAGTTCCCGGAAATATCCGCGTTTTTCCCCATTTCCCTGCGCAGTATCTTCCGCTCATCTTCATTCATCATACAGTCGCTGGAACAACCGGGAGCACAGAGCCCGTCGCAGGGCTCGATGTTCACTTGCCAGTTTCATAAACGGTGTACTCGCAGTAATATCGTGGCCGTAAGGCGGTTTTTTTCAGGAAGTAATATCCCTCTGTCGCCCTGAGGCGGCTTACAAACATATCTTTCGGCGCATTAAGGGGGACCAGCCGGTTATCGAACCGGACGAGCGGTCCGGCATCTTCCGACCTGATATCCGGCGAGAGGACAAACCTGCGAACCCCTCGCTTCGAAAGAAATTCCACCGCTAAAGGATTGACTACATACAAAAATGGCCCGGCAGTAAGATCCACAGCCGGATATTTTTCCATAAGACTCAACCAGCCGTAAGTCGGGATCATGAAGCGTGTATATCCTTTGGAAACCAGTTTCCCCACCCACTCCCCAGCCGCAGCGACCATCGCCTCGGACATAAACAGCGGCGGAAGGATCATCACATTTGGAGCGGGCGGAACCTTCGGTATTTCACCAACCTCCAGGCTGTAAACGGTGTATTCCGTCTTTTTCGATATCTCCGGTTGTGGGAAGTCGGCATACAGAAAAAACCGGGAACTTTCCTCCACGCACTCGTGATTTTTCAGAATCGCCGCCCTTTTTTCCATGATCCTGTCATATCGCGCGTTCCTTTCCGTTTCCGCTCTTTCGAGGAAGGAATCATGGAGTTCCAGGTAAAACCCCCTGCGAATCCTCTTGAGTTCGCTTACCGGGCAGAAAAGATTCTCTTCGATATGGCAGACGATTGTCTTGATATGGAAAGGATACTTGTCGACCTGGGAAAAAATCTTCTCGCAGGTCTCGTGGTTCAGAGGGCTGGAAACCGACTGCATGGTTTTAAGGGGATACACTTTTTCCCATGGGGTGGGAAATCCTCCGGCAACGGTCGCTATGTGAATACTGTCCTGTATAATATGCAAATTCAGCGAAAGAGTTTCAATACATATTTTCTTTCGCTTCTTTTCGAGCAGGCGGCGAATATTCCTCGGGGCGCTCCTGCCGACATGATAAACGGTGAAAGGCGCTGTATATCCGTCTGTCCGCAGGGCCGCCGCTATTTTCCATATCAGTATTTCTTTTCCTTTCCCGCTCCGTTCCCTGGAAAAGTCGAGTAGAGCGCCCTCATGGATATTATTACCCCGGGCATCCTGGATACGGAGGCGCAGGCCTTTCAGAGGTTTCAGAACATGGTCAATCCTGACTTCCTTTCCCCTGATACCCTGCACTTTCCCGAACACTTCTCCTGATGTCCCCGTGGACAATTTCTGCACCAGCCGGTCGTACTCCGGACCTCTCACGAAATACCCCGATGCCGATTCTCTCTGTCTGGCAAGCTCCTGAGGCACTTCGACAAGCTCAGCGCCCGCTCTATCGGTGCTCGCTCTATATGTATCTAGCATTTTCCTGTATGCGGAAACCGTTTCGGCGACATAGGCGGCATTTTTCAGTCTTCCTTCGATCTTCAGTGCGGAAACGCCCGTCTCGATAAGTTTCCCGATCACTTCATAAGCCTGGAGATCTTTCATGGAAAAGGGGTATACGGTTCCCTCGTTCGTTCTGAAAGGGAACCTGCATATCTGGCGGCATTCGCCCCGGTTTCCTGATTCACCGTACAGGTACGAAGAGGCCAGGCAGCACCCGGAAAGGGAAAAGCACATCGCGCCGTGAATGAAAACCTCGTATTCGAGAGGAACCTGTTTCATGACGGCGCCGATTTCTTCCAGGGTCAGTTCTCTTGGAAGTATGATCCGGCGAATCCCCTGGGAACCGAGAAACTTTGCATGGAGGGAGTTATGGCAGAACATCTGGGTAGAAGCATGGATGGGCAGTTCGGGATACTCTTCCCGCAGAATGGAAATAACCCCCCAGTCCTGGACGATAACAGCATCGGCCCGTATTTCCCGGAGCAGCTCTATCAGGCGGATGAGATCGGAAATTTCACGGTCGAAAATCAGGGTGTTCAGGGTGATATATATCTTTTTTCCCGCCTGATGAGCATAATCAGCCGCCAGATGAAGCTCCTCCCCGATAAAATTCTTCGCCCTGCGGCGGGCGTTGAAATCACGGTAACCGAGGTAGAAAGCATCGGCGCCGGCATCGAAACCGGCTTTGAATGTCTCAAGAGAGCCGGCGGGAGCGAGAAGTTCGGGGAGTTTTAGCATAGACACTATCAAATATTCTTGCATTTTGAAAACCTCACCCGCCCTTTGGGGACCCTCTCTATCCACCCCACAAGTGCAAGCACTTGCGGGGACCCCGGACTCAGGAGAGGGGAAATAAGGCCAGTTTCGAGTCACCCCTCTCCTGACTAGGAGAGGGGACGGGGGTGAGGTAATGAACCCGAAATTCG
This region of Candidatus Latescibacter sp. genomic DNA includes:
- a CDS encoding DUF3656 domain-containing protein encodes the protein MQEYLIVSMLKLPELLAPAGSLETFKAGFDAGADAFYLGYRDFNARRRAKNFIGEELHLAADYAHQAGKKIYITLNTLIFDREISDLIRLIELLREIRADAVIVQDWGVISILREEYPELPIHASTQMFCHNSLHAKFLGSQGIRRIILPRELTLEEIGAVMKQVPLEYEVFIHGAMCFSLSGCCLASSYLYGESGNRGECRQICRFPFRTNEGTVYPFSMKDLQAYEVIGKLIETGVSALKIEGRLKNAAYVAETVSAYRKMLDTYRASTDRAGAELVEVPQELARQRESASGYFVRGPEYDRLVQKLSTGTSGEVFGKVQGIRGKEVRIDHVLKPLKGLRLRIQDARGNNIHEGALLDFSRERSGKGKEILIWKIAAALRTDGYTAPFTVYHVGRSAPRNIRRLLEKKRKKICIETLSLNLHIIQDSIHIATVAGGFPTPWEKVYPLKTMQSVSSPLNHETCEKIFSQVDKYPFHIKTIVCHIEENLFCPVSELKRIRRGFYLELHDSFLERAETERNARYDRIMEKRAAILKNHECVEESSRFFLYADFPQPEISKKTEYTVYSLEVGEIPKVPPAPNVMILPPLFMSEAMVAAAGEWVGKLVSKGYTRFMIPTYGWLSLMEKYPAVDLTAGPFLYVVNPLAVEFLSKRGVRRFVLSPDIRSEDAGPLVRFDNRLVPLNAPKDMFVSRLRATEGYYFLKKTALRPRYYCEYTVYETGK